In the Streptomyces sp. cg36 genome, one interval contains:
- a CDS encoding TetR/AcrR family transcriptional regulator — MSRTELTVTGQAPPERADAARNRRKILDAAARLVAEQGPPAVTMNAVAHAAGMGVGTVYRRFGDVSQLLLALLDDSEKRFQQAFLSGPPPLGPDAPPTDRLRAFLHALADRVAEKREIMQLAEAASPRARYSSGVYATMHTHVSMLLRLARPGGDPEVLAHLLLAPFVPSLFEHLRAHGAGPERIKAGIDALLLGLPNGPADGPEQPDRADRPGH; from the coding sequence ATGAGCCGCACCGAACTCACCGTCACGGGCCAGGCCCCGCCGGAGCGCGCGGACGCCGCCCGCAACCGGCGGAAGATCCTCGACGCGGCGGCGCGGCTGGTCGCCGAGCAGGGCCCGCCGGCCGTCACCATGAACGCCGTCGCACACGCCGCCGGCATGGGCGTCGGCACCGTCTACCGCCGGTTCGGCGATGTCAGCCAGCTGCTCCTCGCCCTGCTCGACGACAGCGAGAAGCGCTTCCAGCAGGCGTTCCTGTCCGGGCCGCCGCCGCTCGGGCCCGACGCCCCGCCGACCGACCGGCTGCGCGCCTTCCTGCACGCGCTCGCCGACCGCGTCGCCGAGAAGCGCGAGATCATGCAGCTGGCCGAGGCCGCCTCGCCCCGCGCCCGGTACAGCAGCGGGGTGTACGCCACGATGCACACCCACGTCTCCATGCTGCTGCGCCTCGCCCGGCCCGGGGGCGACCCGGAAGTGCTGGCCCACCTGCTGCTCGCCCCCTTCGTCCCCAGCCTCTTCGAGCACCTCCGGGCCCACGGGGCCGGCCCCGAGCGCATCAAGGCCGGGATCGACGCACTGCTCCTCGGACTGCCGAACGGGCCCGCCGACGGACCGGAGCAGCCCGACCGGGCCGACCGGCCCGGCCACTGA
- a CDS encoding cyclic nucleotide-binding domain-containing protein, with protein sequence MSTPALPRLTSALPEEHRSRLTGLAREVEFAADTRLFNEGGHADRFWVLRSGTVTLDMRIPGRRPAVIETLCSDELVGWSWLFRPYVWQLGAQAKTPVHAYEFDAPLVRDLMAADPVFASAVGGWVGRVLAHRLHASRVRLLDLYGPYGSGSGV encoded by the coding sequence ATGAGCACCCCCGCGCTCCCCCGGCTCACCAGTGCCCTGCCCGAGGAACACCGCAGTCGGCTCACCGGGCTCGCTCGCGAGGTCGAGTTCGCCGCCGATACTCGCCTTTTCAACGAGGGCGGTCACGCGGACCGGTTCTGGGTCCTGCGGTCCGGCACCGTCACGCTCGACATGCGCATACCCGGGCGGCGCCCGGCCGTGATCGAGACGCTCTGCTCCGACGAGCTGGTGGGCTGGTCCTGGCTCTTCCGGCCCTATGTGTGGCAGCTGGGCGCGCAGGCGAAGACGCCGGTGCACGCGTACGAGTTCGACGCGCCCCTCGTCCGCGACCTCATGGCGGCCGATCCGGTCTTCGCCTCGGCGGTCGGCGGCTGGGTGGGACGCGTGCTCGCCCACCGGCTGCACGCCTCCCGCGTCCGCCTCCTCGACCTGTACGGGCCGTACGGGAGCGGCAGCGGGGTGTGA
- a CDS encoding ALQxL family class IV lanthipeptide codes for MTEFDIDALQVLPEDVRTEDARGEEHAAALITACRIHTSGC; via the coding sequence ATGACCGAGTTCGACATCGACGCCCTCCAGGTCCTGCCCGAGGACGTCCGCACCGAGGACGCGCGCGGCGAGGAGCACGCCGCCGCGCTGATCACCGCCTGCCGCATCCACACCAGCGGCTGCTGA
- the ccrA gene encoding crotonyl-CoA carboxylase/reductase has protein sequence MTKDLYDIGQLPPLGEVPARMHASVIRPERYGPPEQGFAMEVVDVPPVGRGQVLVYVMAAGINYNNVWASLGYPYDVIAGRKKAGATEDFHIGGSEGSGIVWAVGAGVTSVKVGDEVMLSGCTWDERAEDIRMGADPMTSATQNAWGYETNYGSFAQYALVDDYQCHPKPANLGWEEAACFLLTGATAYRQLCGWAPHTVEPGDPVLVWGGAGGLGSMAIQITRIRGGVPIAVVSDEERGKHCLELGAEGYINRNDFDHWGRLPDTTDGAAMGKWLQGARAFGARFWEILGERRAPRIVLEHSGQNTIPTSMYLCDTAGMVVICGGTSGYNGDVDLRFLWMRQKRLQGSHFANIRQCRQVIELAASGKLDPCLSWTGDFADTGLAHQLMYENRHPSGNMAVRVNHVTG, from the coding sequence TTGACGAAGGACCTGTACGACATCGGCCAGTTGCCCCCGCTCGGCGAGGTGCCCGCACGGATGCACGCGTCGGTCATCCGTCCGGAGCGCTACGGTCCGCCGGAGCAGGGCTTCGCCATGGAGGTCGTCGACGTGCCCCCGGTGGGCCGCGGTCAGGTGCTCGTGTACGTGATGGCCGCGGGCATCAACTACAACAACGTATGGGCCTCGCTCGGCTACCCGTACGACGTGATCGCCGGCCGCAAGAAGGCGGGGGCGACCGAGGACTTCCACATCGGCGGCTCCGAGGGCTCCGGGATCGTGTGGGCCGTCGGCGCGGGCGTCACCTCGGTGAAGGTCGGCGACGAGGTGATGCTCTCGGGGTGCACCTGGGACGAGCGGGCCGAGGACATCCGGATGGGCGCCGACCCGATGACCTCGGCCACCCAGAACGCCTGGGGGTACGAGACCAACTACGGCTCGTTCGCGCAGTACGCGCTGGTCGACGACTACCAGTGCCACCCCAAGCCCGCCAACCTCGGCTGGGAGGAGGCCGCGTGCTTCCTGCTGACCGGGGCGACCGCCTACCGCCAGCTGTGCGGCTGGGCGCCGCACACCGTGGAGCCCGGCGACCCGGTGCTGGTCTGGGGCGGCGCGGGCGGCCTCGGCTCGATGGCGATCCAGATCACCCGCATCCGGGGCGGTGTGCCGATCGCGGTGGTCTCCGACGAGGAGCGCGGCAAGCACTGCCTGGAGCTCGGCGCCGAGGGGTACATCAACCGCAACGACTTCGACCACTGGGGCAGGCTCCCGGACACCACCGACGGCGCGGCCATGGGCAAGTGGCTGCAGGGCGCGCGGGCGTTCGGGGCGCGGTTCTGGGAGATACTCGGCGAGCGCCGGGCCCCGCGGATCGTGCTGGAGCACAGCGGGCAGAACACCATCCCCACCTCGATGTACCTGTGCGACACGGCGGGCATGGTGGTCATCTGCGGCGGCACCAGCGGCTACAACGGCGATGTGGACCTGCGGTTCCTGTGGATGCGTCAGAAGCGGCTGCAGGGCTCGCACTTCGCGAACATCCGCCAGTGCCGCCAGGTGATCGAGCTCGCCGCGAGCGGCAAGCTCGACCCGTGCCTGTCGTGGACCGGTGACTTCGCGGACACGGGCCTCGCCCACCAGCTCATGTACGAGAACAGGCACCCGTCGGGAAACATGGCGGTCCGCGTCAACCACGTCACCGGCTGA
- a CDS encoding GlxA family transcriptional regulator, protein MHTVAVLALDGVIPFDLSTPVEVFGRARLPDGRPAYRVRVCGPGGEIDAGAFTLRPPWPLSALADADTIVLPGTADPAAPVPPQVLDALREAAARGTRIMSVCVGAFVLAATGLLDGRRATTHWLAAPLLAARHPAVEVDADVLYVDNGQFLTSAGAAAGLDLCLHVIRRDHGSAVAADAARLSVMPLERDGGQAQFIVHEQPPAPRGSVLEPLMRWLEENARHELSLDDIAARAGMSVRTLNRRFREHTGTSPLQWLHRARVRQAQHLLESTGHPVDRIAAQVGFGSPTAFRERFRRITGTSPHAYRRAFQDRSGR, encoded by the coding sequence ATGCACACCGTGGCCGTTCTCGCGCTCGACGGGGTCATCCCCTTCGACCTGTCCACCCCCGTCGAGGTCTTCGGGCGCGCCCGGCTGCCCGACGGACGGCCCGCCTACCGCGTACGCGTCTGCGGGCCCGGGGGCGAGATCGACGCGGGGGCGTTCACGCTCCGGCCGCCGTGGCCGCTGTCGGCGCTCGCCGACGCCGACACCATCGTGCTGCCGGGGACGGCGGACCCGGCGGCGCCCGTGCCCCCGCAGGTGCTCGACGCGCTGCGCGAGGCCGCCGCGCGGGGCACCCGGATCATGTCGGTCTGCGTGGGTGCCTTCGTGCTCGCCGCCACCGGGCTGCTCGACGGGCGGCGGGCCACCACCCACTGGCTGGCCGCCCCGCTGCTGGCCGCCCGGCACCCGGCCGTCGAGGTGGACGCCGATGTGCTCTACGTCGACAACGGCCAGTTCCTGACCTCGGCGGGCGCGGCGGCCGGGCTCGACCTGTGTCTGCACGTGATCCGCCGCGACCACGGCTCGGCGGTCGCCGCCGACGCCGCCCGGCTGTCCGTGATGCCGCTGGAACGCGACGGCGGGCAGGCGCAGTTCATCGTCCACGAGCAGCCGCCCGCCCCACGCGGGTCGGTGCTCGAACCGCTGATGCGGTGGCTGGAGGAGAACGCGCGGCACGAGCTCTCCCTCGACGACATCGCCGCGCGGGCCGGGATGAGCGTACGGACGCTGAACCGGCGCTTTCGCGAGCACACCGGGACCTCGCCGCTCCAGTGGCTGCACCGGGCCCGCGTCCGGCAGGCGCAGCACCTGCTGGAGAGCACCGGGCACCCGGTCGACCGGATCGCGGCCCAGGTCGGCTTCGGCTCGCCGACCGCCTTCCGCGAGCGGTTCCGGCGGATCACCGGCACCAGTCCGCACGCCTACCGGCGCGCGTTCCAGGACCGGTCCGGGCGCTGA
- the lanL gene encoding class IV lanthionine synthetase LanL has product MPSLPETPFASGSGSGSGSGSGSGSGPRRAHAERPADRALLPDLVHAVIARSAAAGRPGPWSVRPEAFWCHVVPAGGVRRAQGWKLHVSATPLAAPLTLARAAEVLIAHRAAFKFAKSPACVAALASGRSARGGGGKFLTVYPADDAQFRLLAEELHTATLGLPGPAVLSDRRYLPDSQVFYRYGVFAGVPEQTPDGHYATRLTDPAGRPVEDERNAWFSPPRWAGDPFPDRPAAPVRSTATARPVLLNDRYLVRGAIQHSNKGGVFRAEDTTTGAQVVVKQARPHVGAGLEGLDVRDLLRREAALLDRFGRARPGLVPRVVEAFEQQGSTFLAAETVPGATLRRTVAERLARDGAACPDTATADALVRGLLELVATAHGLDVTLHDFNPNNVMVTPAGRLLLIDLEMAAREGERWVLGATPGYTAPELRAAEQVAPAFAPSADLYALGATVLHALSGTDPLFAPDRPRAGARPDEVRVTALVDLLARDQPAVRRYAPLIRGLMRDEPGERWTLERAGRFAAEAPTAAPGPAPSGEHRPAHPAPPGARAPRSPHPDDVTPTPARLLQDGLAHLLATMRPGHAERLWPSDSFGETCDPVAVHHGSAGGVAVLARALHHWGDGPAAPDLTRDELREGLRTAARWTADRLDQLPGTLPGLHFGRSGTAWALLDAAGALDDGELAERAVRLALTLPVEWPNPDVCHGAAGSGLTQLHFWRTTGDPRFLDRAARAAEGVLAAARRTPEGVFWPVPEDFDSTLAGAWHYGFAHGVAGVGAFLLLAAEATGEGRMRDAAVEAGATLATAARRRPAGTLWPVDRARHLSDSPDLARHWCNGSSGVATFLVRLRAATGGRDPELLDLVDGAARAVEAGRTTDGPAACHGLVGNAEFLLDAAALTGDRRHRAGAERMVEQLAVRAVRYDGRFLVPDDSRRAVLAEYATGLAGSLSLLLRLRFGGPRAWLPEGARAHP; this is encoded by the coding sequence GTGCCGTCCCTGCCCGAAACCCCGTTCGCGTCCGGCTCCGGCTCCGGCTCCGGCTCCGGCTCCGGCTCCGGCTCCGGACCGCGCCGGGCGCACGCCGAACGCCCGGCGGACCGCGCCCTGCTCCCCGACCTCGTACACGCGGTGATCGCGCGGTCCGCGGCGGCGGGGCGGCCCGGGCCGTGGAGCGTGCGGCCCGAGGCGTTCTGGTGCCACGTCGTCCCCGCCGGGGGCGTCCGGCGGGCACAGGGCTGGAAGCTCCACGTCTCGGCCACCCCGCTGGCGGCCCCGCTCACCCTCGCCCGGGCGGCCGAGGTGCTGATCGCCCACCGCGCGGCGTTCAAGTTCGCCAAGAGCCCGGCGTGCGTGGCCGCGCTGGCCTCCGGGCGCTCCGCACGCGGCGGGGGCGGCAAGTTCCTCACCGTCTATCCGGCCGACGACGCCCAGTTCCGGCTGCTGGCCGAGGAGTTGCACACGGCCACGCTGGGGCTGCCGGGCCCGGCGGTCCTCTCCGACCGCCGCTATCTGCCCGACAGCCAGGTCTTCTACCGGTACGGGGTGTTCGCGGGCGTGCCGGAGCAGACCCCCGACGGCCACTACGCCACCCGGCTCACCGACCCGGCGGGACGCCCGGTCGAGGACGAGCGCAATGCCTGGTTCAGCCCGCCGCGGTGGGCGGGCGACCCGTTCCCTGACCGTCCCGCCGCGCCGGTCCGCAGCACCGCCACGGCCAGACCCGTCCTGCTCAACGACCGCTATCTGGTGCGCGGCGCGATCCAGCACTCCAACAAGGGCGGGGTCTTCCGGGCCGAGGACACCACCACCGGCGCCCAGGTCGTCGTCAAACAGGCGCGGCCCCACGTCGGCGCGGGCCTGGAAGGGCTGGACGTACGGGACCTGCTGCGCCGGGAGGCGGCGCTGCTCGACCGCTTCGGCCGGGCCCGCCCGGGGCTCGTGCCACGGGTGGTGGAGGCGTTCGAGCAGCAGGGCAGCACGTTCCTGGCCGCCGAGACCGTACCCGGGGCGACCCTGCGGCGCACCGTCGCCGAGCGCCTGGCCCGGGACGGCGCGGCCTGCCCCGACACGGCGACGGCCGACGCGCTGGTGCGCGGCCTGCTCGAACTGGTCGCCACCGCCCATGGGTTGGACGTCACCCTGCACGACTTCAACCCCAACAACGTCATGGTCACGCCGGCCGGACGGCTCCTCCTGATCGACCTGGAGATGGCCGCCCGCGAGGGCGAGCGCTGGGTGCTCGGCGCCACGCCCGGCTACACCGCGCCCGAACTGCGCGCCGCCGAGCAGGTGGCCCCCGCGTTCGCGCCGAGCGCCGACCTGTACGCGTTGGGCGCGACCGTGCTGCACGCGCTCAGCGGCACGGACCCGCTGTTCGCCCCGGACCGCCCGCGCGCCGGAGCCCGCCCGGACGAGGTGCGGGTGACCGCGCTGGTGGACCTCCTGGCCCGCGACCAGCCCGCCGTACGGAGGTACGCCCCGCTGATACGGGGGCTGATGCGGGACGAGCCGGGGGAGCGCTGGACGCTGGAGAGGGCCGGGCGGTTCGCGGCCGAGGCACCGACGGCGGCCCCCGGGCCCGCACCCTCCGGGGAGCACCGACCCGCACACCCCGCACCCCCCGGTGCGCGGGCACCGCGCTCCCCGCACCCCGACGACGTCACCCCCACCCCGGCCCGTCTCCTCCAGGACGGTCTGGCCCACCTCCTCGCCACCATGCGGCCCGGCCACGCCGAACGGCTCTGGCCGTCCGACTCCTTCGGCGAGACCTGCGACCCGGTGGCCGTGCACCACGGTTCGGCGGGCGGCGTCGCCGTACTCGCCAGAGCCCTGCACCACTGGGGCGACGGGCCCGCCGCACCGGACCTCACCCGCGACGAGCTGCGCGAGGGCCTGCGTACGGCCGCCCGATGGACGGCGGACCGGCTCGACCAGCTGCCGGGCACGCTGCCCGGCCTGCACTTCGGGCGCTCCGGAACGGCCTGGGCCCTGCTCGACGCCGCCGGGGCGCTCGACGACGGCGAGCTGGCCGAGCGGGCCGTACGGCTCGCCCTGACGCTCCCCGTCGAGTGGCCCAACCCCGACGTGTGCCACGGCGCGGCCGGATCCGGCCTCACCCAGCTGCACTTCTGGCGCACCACCGGCGACCCCCGCTTCCTCGACCGTGCGGCCCGGGCCGCCGAAGGCGTACTGGCGGCGGCCCGGCGCACCCCGGAAGGCGTCTTCTGGCCGGTGCCGGAGGACTTCGACTCCACGCTCGCGGGCGCCTGGCACTACGGCTTCGCCCACGGCGTGGCCGGGGTCGGCGCCTTCCTGCTGCTGGCGGCCGAGGCCACCGGGGAGGGGCGGATGCGGGACGCGGCCGTGGAGGCGGGCGCCACCCTCGCCACGGCCGCCCGGCGGCGGCCCGCGGGCACGCTGTGGCCGGTCGACCGGGCCCGCCACCTCAGCGACTCCCCGGACCTGGCCCGCCACTGGTGCAACGGCTCGTCCGGGGTCGCCACCTTCCTCGTACGGCTTCGTGCGGCCACCGGCGGGCGGGACCCCGAGCTGCTGGACCTGGTCGACGGCGCGGCCCGGGCCGTCGAGGCGGGCCGGACGACGGACGGCCCCGCCGCCTGCCACGGTCTGGTCGGCAACGCCGAGTTCCTGCTCGACGCCGCCGCGCTGACCGGCGACCGGCGCCACCGCGCGGGCGCCGAGCGCATGGTCGAGCAGCTGGCCGTGCGGGCCGTGCGGTACGACGGCCGGTTCCTGGTGCCGGACGACAGCCGCCGGGCGGTGCTCGCCGAGTACGCCACCGGCCTGGCCGGCAGCCTCTCGCTGCTGCTGCGCCTGCGGTTCGGCGGACCCCGGGCCTGGCTGCCCGAGGGCGCACGCGCCCACCCCTGA
- a CDS encoding glyceraldehyde-3-phosphate dehydrogenase translates to MTVNDDSFTNWKNREEIAESMIPIIGKLHRERDVTVLLHSRSLVNKSVVSILKTHRFARQIDGEELSVTETLPFLKALTTLDLGPSQIDIGMLAATYKADDRGLSVEEFTAGAVVGATGENKVERCEPRDVVLYGFGRIGRLVARLLIEKAGSGNGLRLRAIVVRQGGDQDIVKRASLLRRDSIHGQFQGTITVDEERSTILANGNEIKVIYANDPSEVDYTAYGINNAILIDNTGKWRDRAGLSKHLRPGIDKVVLTAPGKGDVPNIVHGVNHDMIKPDEKILSCASCTTNAIVPPLKAMADEYGVLRGHVETVHSFTNDQNLLDNYHSSDRRGRSAPLNMVITETGAASAVAKALPELKAPITGSSIRVPVPDVSIAILSLRLGREADREEVLDYLREVSLTSPLKRQIDFTNAPDAVSSDFIGSRHASIVDAGATKVDGDNAILYLWYDNEFGYSCQVIRVVQHVSGVEYPTYPAPVAHSV, encoded by the coding sequence GTGACTGTCAATGACGACTCGTTCACTAACTGGAAGAACCGCGAGGAGATTGCGGAGTCGATGATCCCGATCATCGGGAAGCTGCACCGGGAGCGGGACGTCACCGTCCTCCTCCACAGCCGCTCCCTGGTGAACAAGTCGGTGGTCAGCATCCTCAAGACCCACCGATTCGCCCGGCAGATCGACGGTGAGGAGCTCTCGGTCACCGAGACGCTGCCGTTCCTGAAGGCCCTCACGACGCTCGACCTCGGCCCTTCGCAGATCGACATCGGCATGCTCGCCGCCACCTACAAGGCCGACGACCGCGGTCTGTCGGTGGAGGAGTTCACCGCGGGTGCCGTCGTCGGCGCCACCGGTGAGAACAAGGTGGAGCGCTGCGAGCCCCGCGACGTCGTCCTGTACGGCTTCGGCCGCATCGGCCGCCTCGTCGCCCGGCTGCTCATCGAGAAGGCCGGCTCCGGCAACGGACTGCGGCTGCGCGCCATCGTCGTCCGCCAGGGCGGCGACCAGGACATCGTCAAGCGCGCCTCGCTGCTGCGCCGCGACTCGATCCACGGCCAGTTCCAGGGCACCATCACCGTCGACGAGGAGCGCAGCACCATCCTCGCCAACGGCAACGAGATCAAGGTGATCTACGCCAACGACCCGTCCGAGGTCGACTACACGGCGTACGGCATCAACAACGCCATCCTGATCGACAACACCGGCAAGTGGCGCGACCGCGCGGGCCTCTCCAAGCACCTGCGCCCCGGCATCGACAAGGTCGTCCTGACCGCGCCCGGCAAGGGCGACGTGCCCAACATCGTGCACGGCGTCAACCACGACATGATCAAGCCGGACGAGAAGATCCTGTCCTGCGCCTCCTGCACCACCAACGCGATCGTCCCGCCGCTGAAGGCGATGGCGGACGAGTACGGCGTGCTCCGCGGCCACGTGGAGACCGTCCACTCGTTCACCAACGACCAGAACCTGCTGGACAACTACCACAGCTCCGACCGCCGAGGCCGCTCCGCGCCGCTCAACATGGTGATCACGGAGACCGGTGCCGCCTCGGCCGTCGCCAAGGCGCTGCCGGAGCTGAAGGCGCCCATCACGGGCAGCTCGATCCGCGTCCCGGTCCCGGACGTCTCGATCGCGATCCTCAGCCTGCGCCTCGGCCGCGAGGCCGACCGCGAGGAGGTGCTGGACTACCTGCGCGAGGTGTCGCTGACCTCGCCGCTGAAGCGCCAGATCGACTTCACCAACGCCCCCGACGCCGTCTCCAGCGACTTCATCGGCTCGCGCCACGCCTCGATCGTCGACGCGGGCGCCACCAAGGTCGACGGCGACAACGCGATCCTCTACCTCTGGTACGACAACGAGTTCGGCTACTCGTGCCAGGTCATCCGGGTCGTGCAGCACGTCTCCGGGGTGGAGTACCCGACCTACCCGGCTCCGGTGGCCCACTCGGTCTGA
- the wrbA gene encoding NAD(P)H:quinone oxidoreductase, translated as MSAKVAVVYYSATGNVHQLAKAIAEGAEKAGAEVRLRRVPELAPDAAIDANPAWRQHVDAVAKDVEVATLDDIEWANAYAFGSPTRYGNIAAQLKQFIDTTGGLWSRGVMADKPATGFTSAHNKHGGNESTTLALYNTFHHWGSLIVAPGYTDPVVYGAGGNPYGTAHHGSEAVAEETLIAARYQGERLAKITARLHG; from the coding sequence ATGAGTGCCAAGGTTGCGGTCGTCTACTACTCGGCCACGGGCAATGTCCACCAGCTTGCCAAGGCGATCGCCGAGGGCGCGGAGAAGGCGGGCGCCGAGGTCCGGCTGCGCCGGGTCCCCGAGCTCGCCCCGGACGCGGCGATCGACGCCAACCCGGCGTGGCGCCAGCACGTCGACGCCGTCGCCAAGGACGTCGAGGTGGCCACGCTCGACGACATCGAGTGGGCCAACGCGTACGCCTTCGGTTCGCCGACCCGTTACGGCAACATCGCCGCCCAGCTGAAGCAGTTCATCGACACGACGGGCGGCCTGTGGTCGCGCGGCGTCATGGCCGACAAGCCCGCCACGGGCTTCACCAGCGCCCACAACAAGCACGGCGGCAACGAGTCGACGACGCTCGCGCTGTACAACACGTTCCACCACTGGGGCTCGCTCATCGTCGCCCCCGGCTACACCGACCCGGTCGTCTACGGCGCCGGCGGCAACCCGTACGGCACGGCCCACCACGGCTCCGAGGCGGTCGCCGAGGAGACCCTGATCGCCGCCCGCTACCAGGGCGAGCGCCTGGCCAAGATCACGGCCCGCCTGCACGGCTGA